A stretch of Nonomuraea africana DNA encodes these proteins:
- a CDS encoding MFS transporter, translating into MTHKSLTAGLVALVSLVAFEYIAVAIAMPVVARELGGLHLYGLAFSGAMAAAVVGTVLGGRWADLRGPSAPLWTGTAGFILGLVLAGAASTMEMLIAGRLVQGFGGALVSVALYVVVARVYPDESHPKIFSLFATAWVVPSMVGPAIVGLVVDTLGWRWVFLSVPVLTVLAGLILLRGLAGQPITGGQAEPAPGLARKVGWAVLTAVGAGLMQYGSDGRLLLLAVGLVVLLVALPKLLPAGTLRAVRGLPSVVALRGLATGAFFAAEVIIPLMLINQRGLSPLLAGFALTGGALTWSFASWLQGREVFSRRTNLFGGSAAIALGILFMGAVTFESVPVALAYPAWIVTGFGMGLVYPTLSVLTLELSSPGEEGVNSSALQVGESVFSVVSVAVTSALFVAAGSGYWAVYAATLVMALGGLWVAPRFQTARVTTPAIAHMS; encoded by the coding sequence ATGACGCACAAATCCTTGACCGCGGGCCTGGTGGCGCTCGTGTCGCTGGTGGCCTTCGAGTACATCGCGGTGGCCATCGCCATGCCGGTCGTGGCTCGTGAGCTGGGCGGATTGCACCTCTACGGACTGGCGTTCAGCGGCGCGATGGCCGCCGCGGTCGTCGGCACGGTCCTGGGCGGCCGATGGGCCGACCTGAGAGGGCCGAGCGCCCCGCTGTGGACGGGAACGGCCGGGTTCATCCTCGGTCTGGTGCTGGCCGGCGCGGCCTCCACCATGGAGATGCTGATCGCCGGACGTCTTGTCCAGGGCTTCGGCGGCGCGCTGGTCAGCGTGGCTCTCTACGTGGTGGTGGCCAGGGTCTATCCCGATGAGTCACATCCGAAGATCTTCTCCTTGTTCGCCACCGCGTGGGTGGTGCCGTCGATGGTGGGCCCGGCCATCGTCGGCCTCGTGGTCGACACGCTGGGCTGGCGCTGGGTCTTCCTCTCGGTGCCGGTGCTCACCGTGCTCGCCGGGCTGATCCTGCTGCGCGGCCTGGCGGGGCAGCCGATCACCGGCGGGCAGGCCGAGCCCGCCCCGGGGCTGGCCAGGAAGGTCGGCTGGGCGGTGCTGACGGCCGTGGGCGCGGGCCTCATGCAGTACGGCAGCGACGGCAGGCTCCTCCTGCTGGCCGTGGGGCTCGTCGTGTTGCTGGTTGCCCTTCCGAAGCTGCTGCCGGCGGGCACGCTGCGAGCCGTCAGGGGCCTGCCCTCGGTCGTGGCCCTGCGCGGCCTGGCCACCGGCGCCTTCTTCGCCGCCGAGGTGATCATCCCGCTGATGCTGATCAACCAGCGCGGCCTGTCTCCGCTGCTGGCGGGATTCGCGCTCACCGGAGGCGCGCTCACCTGGTCGTTCGCCTCCTGGCTGCAGGGGCGTGAGGTGTTCAGCAGGAGGACGAACCTGTTCGGCGGCTCGGCGGCCATCGCCCTCGGCATCCTGTTCATGGGCGCCGTCACCTTCGAGAGCGTGCCCGTCGCCCTCGCCTACCCGGCCTGGATCGTCACGGGCTTCGGCATGGGGCTGGTCTACCCGACCCTGTCGGTGCTGACGCTCGAACTGTCGAGCCCCGGCGAGGAGGGCGTGAACAGCTCGGCCCTGCAGGTGGGTGAGTCGGTCTTCTCGGTGGTCTCGGTCGCGGTCACCAGCGCGCTGTTCGTCGCGGCGGGCTCGGGCTACTGGGCCGTCTACGCGGCCACGCTGGTCATGGCGCTGGGCGGGCTCTGGGTCGCGCCGCGCTTCCAGACCGCACGAGTCACCACCCCGGCAATTGCCCATATGTCATGA
- a CDS encoding RNA polymerase sigma factor — protein sequence MTAAAVHQPDLADPEGFGEIFDAHFGEIHRYVAQRLGPDDAEDVVAETFLTAFRKRGQYDPSRASVRSWLYGIATNLVGKHRRSEVRALRALDRLPHDRDVQGLAEGVAVRVSAQSLGPSLAGAISRLGKGDRDVLLLVALAGLSHEEIATALGIPYGTVGSRLNRARKKLRKALGGTNPMEGDRG from the coding sequence ATGACCGCAGCCGCGGTGCACCAACCGGATCTCGCCGACCCCGAGGGCTTCGGCGAGATCTTCGACGCCCACTTCGGGGAGATCCACAGGTACGTCGCCCAGCGGCTCGGCCCCGACGACGCCGAGGACGTGGTCGCCGAGACCTTCCTCACCGCCTTCCGCAAACGCGGCCAGTACGACCCCTCGCGCGCGAGCGTCAGGTCCTGGCTGTACGGCATCGCCACCAACCTCGTCGGCAAGCACCGCCGCTCGGAGGTCCGCGCGCTCAGGGCGCTCGACCGCCTGCCCCACGACCGCGACGTGCAGGGCCTCGCGGAAGGGGTGGCCGTGCGGGTGAGCGCGCAGAGCCTCGGCCCTAGCCTGGCCGGCGCGATCTCCAGGCTGGGCAAGGGCGACCGCGACGTGCTCCTGCTCGTCGCGCTCGCCGGGCTCTCCCACGAGGAGATCGCCACGGCGCTCGGCATCCCCTACGGCACGGTCGGCTCCCGGCTGAACCGGGCGAGGAAGAAGCTCCGCAAGGCCCTTGGCGGCACCAACCCGATGGAGGGCGACCGTGGATGA
- the gatA gene encoding Asp-tRNA(Asn)/Glu-tRNA(Gln) amidotransferase subunit GatA, which translates to MSLIHKTAAELGALIASGEASATEVAEAHLDRIEQVEPKVRAFLHVDREVTLEQARVVDERLHKGEKLGPLAGVPIAHKDIFATRDMPTTAASKILEGWHPPYDATVTARLRQAGLVILGKTNLDEFAMGSSTENSAYHPTHNPWDLTRVPGGSSGGSSAAVAAYQAPLSTGTDTGGSIRQPAAVTGIVGMKPTYGGSSRYGLIAFASSLDTPGPFARNVMDAALLHAAFSGHDPMDSTSIDAAVPDVVAAAKNADIAGMRIGVVKEFAGEGYQQGVLNRFHDTVELLESLGAKVVEVSCPSFTTALPAYYLIAPSECSSNLARFDAMRYGLRVGDDGTRSAEEVMALTRAQGFGPEVKRRIMLGTYALSSGYYDAYYGSAQKVRTLISRDFEAAFHQVDVLISPTTPTTAFPIGERADDPIAMYLADLCTIPSNLSGNAAISVPCGLADEDNLPVGLQIMAPVLGDDRCYRVGAAVEKALESRWGGPLLKEAPGL; encoded by the coding sequence ATGAGTCTGATCCACAAGACCGCCGCGGAGCTGGGCGCGCTGATCGCCTCGGGCGAGGCCAGCGCCACCGAGGTCGCCGAGGCCCATCTCGACCGCATCGAGCAGGTCGAGCCCAAGGTGCGCGCGTTCCTCCACGTCGACCGCGAGGTCACGCTGGAGCAGGCCCGCGTCGTCGACGAGCGCCTCCACAAGGGGGAGAAGCTCGGTCCGCTGGCCGGCGTGCCGATCGCGCACAAGGACATCTTCGCCACGCGCGACATGCCCACCACCGCGGCCTCGAAGATCCTCGAGGGGTGGCACCCGCCGTACGACGCGACCGTCACCGCGCGGCTGCGCCAGGCCGGGCTGGTCATCCTCGGCAAGACCAACCTCGACGAGTTCGCGATGGGCTCCTCCACCGAGAACTCCGCCTACCACCCGACGCACAACCCCTGGGACCTCACCAGGGTTCCCGGCGGCTCCTCCGGCGGGTCGAGCGCGGCGGTCGCCGCCTACCAGGCGCCGCTGTCCACCGGCACCGACACCGGCGGCTCGATCAGGCAGCCCGCCGCCGTCACCGGCATCGTGGGCATGAAGCCGACCTACGGCGGGTCCTCCCGCTACGGCCTGATCGCTTTCGCCAGCTCCCTCGACACGCCCGGCCCGTTCGCCCGCAACGTCATGGACGCGGCGCTGCTCCACGCGGCCTTCTCCGGCCACGACCCGATGGACTCCACCTCCATCGACGCGGCCGTGCCCGACGTCGTCGCGGCGGCGAAGAACGCCGACATCGCGGGGATGCGCATCGGCGTGGTCAAGGAGTTCGCCGGCGAGGGCTACCAGCAGGGCGTGCTCAACCGCTTCCACGACACCGTCGAGCTGCTCGAGTCGCTGGGCGCGAAGGTCGTCGAGGTCTCCTGCCCGTCGTTCACCACGGCGCTGCCCGCGTACTACCTGATCGCGCCGTCCGAGTGCTCCTCCAACCTGGCCCGCTTCGACGCCATGCGCTACGGCCTGCGCGTCGGCGACGACGGCACCAGGAGCGCCGAGGAGGTCATGGCGCTGACCAGGGCCCAGGGCTTCGGCCCCGAGGTCAAGCGGCGCATCATGCTCGGCACCTACGCGCTGTCGAGCGGCTACTACGACGCCTACTACGGCTCGGCGCAGAAGGTCCGCACGCTCATCTCGCGCGACTTCGAGGCCGCCTTCCACCAGGTCGACGTGCTGATCTCGCCGACCACGCCGACCACGGCGTTCCCGATCGGCGAGCGCGCCGACGACCCGATCGCGATGTACCTCGCCGACCTGTGCACGATCCCGTCCAACCTGTCGGGCAACGCGGCCATCTCCGTGCCGTGCGGCCTGGCCGACGAGGACAACCTGCCGGTCGGCCTGCAGATCATGGCCCCGGTCCTCGGCGATGACCGCTGCTACCGGGTCGGCGCGGCCGTTGAGAAGGCACTGGAGAGCCGCTGGGGCGGCCCGCTGCTGAAGGAGGCTCCCGGACTGTGA
- the gatC gene encoding Asp-tRNA(Asn)/Glu-tRNA(Gln) amidotransferase subunit GatC produces the protein MSAITRDEVAHLARLSRLAISDDELDHYATQLDDIIAAVAKVAEVAAEDVPPSSHALPLTNVFRADEVRQSLTPELALSGAPAVEDDRFRVPRILGEEA, from the coding sequence ATGTCCGCCATAACCCGCGACGAGGTCGCGCACCTGGCCCGGTTGTCCCGGCTGGCGATCTCCGACGACGAACTCGACCACTACGCGACCCAGCTCGATGACATCATCGCCGCGGTCGCGAAGGTGGCAGAGGTCGCCGCCGAGGACGTCCCGCCTTCGTCGCACGCGCTCCCGCTGACCAATGTCTTCCGTGCCGACGAGGTGCGACAGTCCCTCACGCCCGAGCTGGCGCTCTCGGGCGCTCCGGCCGTCGAGGACGACCGCTTCCGGGTTCCGCGCATCCTCGGGGAGGAAGCATGA
- the gatB gene encoding Asp-tRNA(Asn)/Glu-tRNA(Gln) amidotransferase subunit GatB yields the protein MPFHEALEMYEPVLGLETHVELGTHSKMFCGCSTTFGAPPNTQVCPTCLALPGSLPVANEMAIESTIRIGLALNCSIAEWCRFARKNYFYPDMPKNYQISQYDEPLCTDGYLDVEVDGKTVRIEIERVHLEEDTGKSTHMGGATGRIQGADYSIVDYNRAGIPLVEIVTKPIPGTDGLAPEVARAYATELRELMRSLGVSDVRMEEGSMRCDVNVSLMPRGASEWGTRTETKNVNSLRSVERSVRGEIQRQAAILAEGGRIIQETRHFHEDTGVTTPGRSKEEAQDYRYFPEPDLVPIAPDPAWVAKLKAELPELPAVRRRRLQAEWGVSDHDMQSMHNADAIEIVEATIAAGAPAADARKWWMGELARRANESGKALADLPITPAQVARVTELVASGALNDKLAREAFDGVLAGEGGPDEVVAARGLRIAGEGELVTIVDQVLAGNADAAEKVRSGKIAAVGALVGGVMKASRGKADAARARELILERLGVSE from the coding sequence ATGCCATTCCACGAGGCCCTGGAGATGTACGAGCCGGTCCTCGGCCTCGAGACCCACGTCGAGCTGGGCACCCACTCGAAGATGTTCTGCGGCTGCTCGACCACCTTCGGCGCGCCGCCCAACACCCAGGTCTGCCCGACCTGTCTCGCGCTGCCCGGCTCGCTGCCGGTGGCCAACGAGATGGCGATCGAGTCGACGATCCGCATCGGCCTGGCGCTGAACTGCTCGATCGCCGAGTGGTGCCGCTTCGCCCGGAAGAACTACTTCTATCCGGACATGCCGAAGAACTACCAGATCTCGCAGTACGACGAGCCGCTCTGCACCGACGGCTACCTCGACGTCGAGGTCGACGGCAAGACCGTGCGCATCGAGATCGAGCGTGTGCACCTCGAGGAGGACACCGGCAAGTCCACTCACATGGGTGGCGCGACCGGCCGCATCCAGGGCGCCGACTACTCCATCGTCGACTACAACCGCGCGGGCATCCCGCTGGTCGAGATCGTCACCAAGCCGATCCCCGGCACCGACGGGCTGGCCCCCGAGGTCGCCCGCGCCTACGCCACCGAGCTGCGTGAGCTCATGCGCTCGCTGGGCGTCTCCGACGTGCGCATGGAGGAGGGCTCCATGCGCTGCGACGTCAACGTCTCGCTCATGCCGCGCGGCGCCTCCGAGTGGGGCACCCGCACCGAGACCAAGAACGTCAACTCGCTGCGCAGCGTCGAGCGGTCGGTTCGCGGGGAGATCCAGCGGCAGGCGGCGATCCTCGCCGAGGGCGGCCGGATCATCCAGGAGACCCGCCACTTCCACGAGGACACCGGCGTGACCACGCCGGGCCGGTCCAAGGAGGAGGCGCAGGACTACCGCTACTTCCCCGAGCCCGACCTGGTGCCGATCGCGCCCGACCCCGCGTGGGTGGCCAAGCTCAAGGCCGAGCTGCCCGAGCTGCCGGCCGTACGGCGCAGGCGGCTGCAGGCCGAGTGGGGCGTGAGCGACCACGACATGCAGTCGATGCACAACGCCGACGCCATCGAGATCGTGGAGGCCACGATCGCGGCGGGCGCGCCCGCCGCCGACGCCCGCAAGTGGTGGATGGGCGAGCTGGCCCGCAGGGCCAACGAGTCGGGCAAGGCGCTCGCCGACCTGCCGATCACCCCCGCGCAGGTCGCCAGGGTGACCGAGCTGGTGGCCTCGGGCGCGCTCAACGACAAGCTGGCCCGTGAGGCGTTCGACGGCGTGCTGGCGGGCGAGGGCGGTCCCGACGAGGTCGTCGCGGCCAGGGGGCTGCGGATCGCCGGCGAGGGCGAGCTCGTGACCATCGTCGACCAGGTGCTCGCCGGCAACGCCGACGCCGCGGAGAAGGTGCGCTCCGGCAAGATCGCCGCGGTGGGCGCGCTGGTCGGCGGCGTCATGAAGGCCAGCCGCGGCAAGGCCGACGCCGCGCGGGCCCGCGAGCTGATCCTGGAGCGGCTCGGCGTCTCGGAGTAG
- a CDS encoding heparinase II/III domain-containing protein encodes MKRAIVSVVLCVLAIGFLVRPGGPSLAAAGGRPMCDRTQFAAADVMRGPISFVGLPPVELGVDVDWRMDPYRNRSWALNLHALRWVGRLVVAYETTGGADALRRAEGTALDWVRDNPRGGWGVSEWAWAEHPIALRAPALVCLSTYVKAEWLSETLVEHAEVLADASLYKGGHNHGLDQDIALLSIGCRLGVAEWRDLALRRMTESARAAIDGQGTLQEQAPRYGVYVHQRLGVAFAAIRQCGLGVPKELSTRRRALESYVAHAIQPDGRLVAIGDGPADMRPTGFRRPGATVGVFDGGYVFGRTDWSPGAAFYSIRFGPPRRYHGHEDHLGVTYQAKGRDVLVEAGFHSYEKAAYPRWTVTPEAHNVPVVEGAAFRPGTATRLTGSSITPARQTYELTDDAYGVSRTRKVLVNHGTDVLAVLDEVPEGHRLRNLWHLAPGSRPTLVQLEMPACRRIGGQRVGTGEISPGYLKRVKTVTITSPAARSLLTVVVPGRARVACDGRTVTVRTGDGTVTFPAGIR; translated from the coding sequence GTGAAGCGCGCGATCGTGTCGGTCGTCCTTTGCGTGCTCGCGATCGGCTTCCTGGTCAGGCCGGGCGGGCCCAGCCTGGCGGCGGCCGGCGGACGACCGATGTGCGACAGGACCCAGTTCGCCGCCGCCGACGTGATGAGGGGCCCGATCTCCTTCGTCGGCCTGCCGCCCGTCGAGCTCGGCGTCGACGTCGACTGGCGGATGGACCCCTACCGCAACCGGTCGTGGGCGCTGAACCTGCACGCGCTGCGCTGGGTCGGCCGCCTCGTCGTCGCCTACGAGACCACGGGCGGCGCCGACGCCCTCAGGCGCGCGGAGGGAACCGCCCTCGACTGGGTGCGGGACAACCCGCGCGGCGGCTGGGGCGTCAGCGAGTGGGCGTGGGCCGAGCACCCGATCGCCCTGCGCGCCCCCGCGCTGGTCTGCCTCAGCACCTACGTGAAGGCCGAGTGGCTGTCGGAGACGCTGGTCGAGCACGCTGAGGTGCTGGCCGACGCCTCGCTCTACAAGGGCGGCCACAACCACGGCCTCGACCAGGACATCGCGCTGCTGAGCATCGGCTGCAGGCTCGGCGTGGCGGAGTGGCGCGACCTCGCGCTCCGCAGGATGACCGAGTCGGCCAGGGCCGCCATCGACGGGCAGGGCACCCTGCAGGAGCAGGCGCCGCGCTACGGCGTCTACGTCCACCAGCGGCTCGGCGTCGCGTTCGCCGCCATCAGGCAGTGCGGTCTCGGCGTGCCGAAGGAGCTGTCCACCAGGCGGCGGGCCCTGGAGTCGTACGTGGCGCACGCCATCCAGCCCGACGGCCGGCTCGTCGCGATCGGCGACGGCCCCGCCGACATGCGTCCCACCGGCTTCCGCCGTCCCGGCGCCACGGTGGGGGTGTTCGACGGCGGCTACGTCTTCGGCAGGACCGACTGGTCGCCTGGCGCCGCCTTCTACTCGATCAGGTTCGGCCCGCCGCGCCGCTACCACGGCCACGAGGACCACCTGGGCGTCACCTACCAGGCCAAGGGGCGCGACGTGCTGGTGGAGGCGGGCTTCCACTCCTACGAGAAGGCGGCCTACCCCCGCTGGACGGTCACACCTGAGGCGCACAACGTGCCCGTGGTCGAGGGCGCGGCCTTCCGCCCCGGTACGGCGACGCGGCTCACCGGCTCGTCCATCACCCCCGCCCGGCAGACCTACGAGCTCACCGACGACGCGTACGGCGTCAGCCGTACCAGGAAGGTGCTGGTCAACCACGGCACGGACGTGCTCGCCGTCCTGGACGAGGTGCCAGAGGGGCATCGGCTGCGCAACCTGTGGCATCTGGCGCCGGGCAGCAGGCCCACGCTGGTCCAGCTGGAGATGCCCGCGTGCCGCAGGATCGGCGGGCAACGGGTGGGCACGGGAGAGATCTCGCCCGGCTATCTCAAGCGGGTGAAGACCGTCACGATCACCTCTCCCGCCGCCCGATCGCTGCTGACGGTGGTCGTGCCGGGCCGGGCGCGGGTGGCGTGCGACGGCAGGACGGTGACCGTACGCACCGGGGACGGCACCGTCACCTTTCCGGCGGGAATCCGCTGA